One window of the Pyrus communis chromosome 17, drPyrComm1.1, whole genome shotgun sequence genome contains the following:
- the LOC137723512 gene encoding E3 ubiquitin-protein ligase HOS1-like → MDRRLNGPTGPSSSVNGGPATRSGSHAPQANYNSRAVQEALEQLASIDLIDLCNESKVECCRATRDLRSCGRQVKDVLISCGHASLCAECSQRCDVCPICRIQIPKNGAKLCRRLYDQCLEAHLIPKRCDKRFQEKEDGEEQISADVQRLYSLFDVALENNLVSLICHYVTDVCLDESAVSSDPVIAFLLDEVVVKDWCKRTFQNIITELQGIYNLEAEPMKSMLSLLLKFSVQLAGISSVIEVLDSSLKGSFSAQLHDFHQLQESILKTKQHMEVMIWCIRHEFLEKVRPRYTDFSSWHSLVRERKSAAIKRSWPDSVNNSEESSGQEGTLFIEDALVNLEVGQGNTEKLVEGLKLGSLQKDGVSSVLRSKIGGVAGCYPFENVRAAVDILFLCGSSDLVVAKQAIFLYYLFDRHWTMTDEQWRHLLDDFGATFGIPRQLLLESLIFYLLDDHTDKALQEACHLLPEISGPATHPKIAQVLLERGNPDTALLVLRWSGRDGTSKSSISLVEAVTAVRVRVECGLFTEAFIHQRMLCTKVKEKTLKLGELGDATDDSKSKYRSWEDWVEILVTEICVLCIRRSMLDRVIELPWNSDEEKHLHKCLLDYTIDYPSSTIGSLLVVFYIQRYRYSEAYQVDQILKNLEEEFISKKSVSEEVLSRMRSMSGWRAGLIDKCMELLPEVQRQEIKSGKFPEVAVTTSSEVEMAAASLPEVQKSQSISMLIPSSIDSSLGLWSDCVNPSWKPSISETPKKRVGLVDSYRSELGNNGSILHEKLLSNSETQWKPDDSINKAFNFEDASTPGIHWATPPSSVKDRKKSSSRVLSNSRLQDNQYARMSPETERNKRFNAFQNSSPLNFYSADSNPVTTPSSNRGLFKDSATDLRRSVNSKGFQRDRDNRTWNMASKDDPMDISLSYGEKSHVIEDGNLNSGPRWRSDEASDEEEEQSPQKAIGITHRASTARALRRTRFSKR, encoded by the exons ATGGATAGGAGATTAAATGGACCAACTGGACCTTCGAGCTCCGTCAATGGCGGCCCAGCCACAAGATCGGGTTCTCATGCTCCGCAAGCTAACTACAATAGTCGAGCTGTTCAG GAAGCATTGGAACAGTTGGCATCCATTGATCTAATTGACTTATGCAATGAATCTAAAGTTGAGTGCTGTCGGGCAACACGAGACTTGAGGAGTTGTGGACGACAAGTAAAGGATGTGCTCATCTCATGTGGACATGCTTCATTATGTGCAGAGTGTAGCCAGCGCTGTGATGTGTGTCCCATTTGTAGAATTCAAATACCAAAGAATGGCGCAAAATTATGCCGACGCCTTTATGATCAGTGTCTAGAAGCTCATCTTATACCCAAAAGATGTGATAAGAGATTTCAAGAGAAAGAAGATGGGGAGGAGCAAATATCTGCTGATGTCCAACGCCTTTATTCTTTATTTGATGTTGCCCTGGAGAATAACTTAGTTTCTTTGATATGCCACT ATGTTACAGATGTTTGTTTGGATGAAAGTGCAGTATCCAGTGATCCCGTTATTGCTTTTTTGTTGGATGAAGTGGTTGTGAAGGATTGGTGCAAGCGCACATTCCAGAACATCATCACAGAACTTCAAGGCATTT ATAATCTTGAAGCGGAACCGATGAAGTCTATGTTGAGTTTACTTCTTAAGTTCTCAGTACAGTTGGCTGGCATATCCAGTGTGATTGAAGTTTTGGATTCATCTTTGAAAGGGTCTTTTTCAGCTCAGCTTCATGACTTTCACCAGCTTCAAGAGAGCATATTAAAGACAAAGCAG CATATGGAGGTTATGATATGGTGTATAAGACATGAGTTCCTTGAGAAAGTGAGGCCTCGTTATACTGATTTCTCATCGTGGCATTCTCTTGTCCGTGAAAGGAAATCTGCTGCAATTAAGCGTTCTTGGCCTGATTCTGTAAATAACTCTGAAGAGTCCAGTGGACAGGAAGGTACCCTATTTATTGAAGATGCCCTGGTAAATCTGGAGGTTGGGCAGGGAAATACAGAGAAATTGGTGGAGGGATTAAAACTAGGATCTTTGCAGAAGGATGGAGTTTCATCAGTTCTCAGGTCTAAGATAGGAGGGGTTGCAGGATGCTATCCATTTGAAAATGTTCGAGCTGCTGTTGATATACTTTTTCTATGTGGTAGTTCAGATTTGGTGGTTGCGAAGCAAGCTATT TTTCTATATTACCTATTTGATCGGCATTGGACAATGACTGATGAGCAATGGAGACACCTTCTAGACGATTTTGGAGCTACTTTTGGCATACCCAGGCAATTACTACTGGAATCCTTAATCTTTTATCTTTTGGATGATCACACAGATAAAGCTCTGCAG GAAGCTTGTCACCTTCTTCCGGAGATCTCTGGTCCAGCAACTCATCCTAAGATTGCACAAGTACTATTAGAAAGGGGTAATCCTGATACCGCTCTTTTGGTTTTACGGTGGTCCGGGCGTGATGGTACATCAAAGTCGTCAATATCACTTGTTGAGGCTGTTACTGCAGTTCGGGTGAGGGTAGAGTGTGGACTTTTCACCGAAGCATTTATACATCAAAGAATGCTGTGTACCAAAGTCAAGGAGAAGACGTTGAAGCTTGGAGAATTGGGGGATGCAACTGATGATTCAAAAAGCAAATATAGGAGTTGGGAAGACTGGGTGGAGATATTGGTCACTGAAATTTGTGTCCTCTGTATACGACGGAGCATGCTAGACCGAGTGATAGAGTTGCCTTGGAACTCTGATGAAGAGAAACATCTCCACAAGTGCCTGTTAGACTATACCATTGATTATCCTTCCTCAACTATTGGAAGCCTTCTTGTCGTATTCTACATTCAG CGGTACCGGTACTCTGAAGCTTACCAAGTTGatcaaatacttaaaaaccTGGAGGAGGAGTTCATTTCAAAGAAGTCTGTCAGTGAAGAAGTTTTATCTCGAATGAGATCTATGAGCGGATGGAGAGCTGGATTAATC GATAAATGCATGGAGTTGCTGCCAGAAGTCCAACGACAAGAAATAAAGTCGGGAAAGTTTCCTGAGGTAGCTGTTACCACCTCTAGTGAAGTTGAAATGGCAGCAGCATCACTTCCTGAAGTGCAAAAGTCACAATCAATTAGTATGCTGATTCCTTCATCCATTGATTCTTCTCTTGGTTTATGGTCGGATTGTGTGAATCCTTCCTGGAAACCGTCAATATCTGAAACACCAAAAAAAAGAGTTGGGTTGGTTGACAGTTATCGCTCTGAACTTGGTAACAATGGTTCAATTCTTCATGAGAAGTTGCTTAGCAATTCTGAAACACAATGGAAGCCTGATGATAGCATAAACAAGGCTTTCAACTTTGAAGATGCATCAACTCCTGGAATTCATTGGGCTACTCCCCCCTCATCCGTCAAGGACAGGAAAAAGAGTTCATCAAGAGTACTTTCAAATAGCCGTCTCCAAGACAATCAATATGCTAGAATGTCACCAGAAACGGAACGGAACAAGAGGTTCAACGCATTCCAAAATTCAAGTCCTTTGAACTTTTACAGCGCTGATTCTAATCCAGTAACTACACCCAGCAGCAACCGTGGCCTGTTTAAAGATTCCGCAACAGACCTGCGTCGGAGTGTGAACAGTAAGGGGTTCCAACGAGATAGGGACAATAGAACTTGGAATATGGCTTCCAAGGATGACCCAATGGACATTTCGTTGAG CTATGGAGAAAAGAGTCATGTGATTGAGGACGGAAACTTAAACAGTGGACCGAGATGGAGGTCTGACGAAGCTAGTGACGAGGAAGAGGAGCAGAGTCCACAGAAAGCCATTGGGATCACTCATCGTGCTTCTACTGCGAGGGCATTACGAAGAACAAGATTTTCCAAGCGATGA